One Thermofilum sp. genomic window carries:
- a CDS encoding YeeE/YedE thiosulfate transporter family protein, protein MEGVVVPIVSLAVGLLAGYFGKRYQVCFVTPLRKFLVAPRIVAVQLRYDLKGFLEESTLAAVFLGSLAAYLAVVLLGRPVAPSALTLPHAMFSFIGGIILGYFSMRAGGCPFKMHWRAGSGEKRAWWFLAGFYLGIIYYYLFLADLVKAFL, encoded by the coding sequence GTGGAGGGAGTAGTGGTTCCAATAGTTTCGCTCGCGGTAGGGCTGCTTGCCGGGTACTTTGGCAAGAGATACCAGGTCTGTTTCGTAACACCGCTGAGGAAGTTCCTCGTAGCGCCGCGCATCGTAGCTGTGCAGCTGCGCTACGACTTGAAAGGCTTCCTTGAGGAAAGCACGCTTGCTGCAGTTTTTCTAGGCTCGCTGGCCGCGTACCTGGCTGTAGTCTTGCTCGGGAGACCAGTAGCACCGAGCGCGCTGACTCTACCTCACGCAATGTTCTCTTTCATCGGCGGAATCATTCTCGGCTACTTCTCGATGAGGGCTGGGGGCTGCCCCTTTAAAATGCACTGGAGAGCGGGTTCGGGCGAAAAGAGAGCCTGGTGGTTCCTGGCGGGCTTCTACCTCGGTATTATCTACTACTACCTATTTCTCGCTGATCTCGTGAAGGCTTTTCTTTAA
- a CDS encoding aldehyde ferredoxin oxidoreductase C-terminal domain-containing protein, which yields MQLYGYHGRLLEVDLSRERSREVEIEPEILEQYVGGRGLASYLLWRELGGSWREVDPLGPENLLLLLTGPLTGYYPGVKLAVSGKSPQSNGIVGSVLSSEVAIELKAAGYDGLVVRGRASSPVYVYVEGDRVEIREAAHLWGLGGRETFRKLMEELWGELKRRRLAREGLTKEPSFVYIGPAGENRVRTAAVMAKIAHAAGYGGYGAVMGSKNLKAVAVKGFGPMPRAKRPELVKILLREAWRRLVRRTGFRQWGTGSGGYYFASVTSSEPVRNWQEEWHANRAFGPQNFEAHWVKRYWGDYGCPTTCMKISAIRSGAHRGALTDAPDYEMQAYLGANLGVLEPKACIYLSSLADELGLCGIQTGNVAGFAAELFQRGILTREDIGFDLRWGDAKAFAKLLEMIARREGIGDVLAEGTYRAALRISKEKGVDALQYAVVSKAIGVGAHGVRSAKDFLPDFSYAVCVQGGDHTSAPTGLRGYKSEVSSAFDDSAVICSFNSIRELAFPLLQAVTGFDIDEERWSREHGRRILTIQRVALLEGGPDLRWRPGLDDDLPPRFYEPLPSGPFRGRAANREEVAAKRKEYFLSLGWDEQGIPRDETLEELGLGFLKPAVSRLRSELEHGS from the coding sequence ATGCAGCTGTACGGCTACCACGGGAGGCTCCTCGAAGTGGATCTCTCCAGGGAGAGGAGCAGGGAAGTAGAGATCGAGCCCGAGATCCTGGAGCAGTACGTGGGCGGTAGGGGGCTGGCCTCCTACCTGCTTTGGAGGGAGCTCGGCGGCAGCTGGCGCGAGGTGGACCCGCTGGGCCCCGAGAACTTGCTGCTCCTCCTCACGGGCCCGCTGACCGGCTACTACCCTGGCGTGAAGCTGGCGGTTTCGGGGAAAAGCCCCCAGAGTAATGGGATCGTTGGGTCGGTTCTGTCCAGCGAGGTTGCAATAGAGCTGAAGGCTGCCGGTTACGACGGCCTCGTGGTGAGGGGACGGGCCAGCAGCCCTGTCTACGTGTACGTCGAGGGGGACAGGGTTGAAATCAGGGAGGCGGCGCACCTCTGGGGGCTGGGCGGCAGGGAGACTTTCCGGAAGCTGATGGAGGAGCTCTGGGGCGAGCTGAAGAGGCGGCGCCTAGCCAGGGAGGGGTTGACGAAGGAGCCTTCGTTCGTGTACATCGGCCCCGCCGGCGAGAACAGGGTTAGGACCGCTGCCGTCATGGCGAAAATCGCCCACGCGGCAGGCTACGGGGGTTACGGGGCGGTTATGGGGAGCAAGAACCTGAAAGCTGTTGCTGTGAAGGGCTTCGGCCCCATGCCGAGGGCGAAGAGGCCCGAGCTCGTGAAGATTCTCCTGCGCGAGGCCTGGAGGAGGCTCGTGAGGCGCACGGGCTTCAGGCAGTGGGGGACGGGGAGCGGAGGGTACTACTTCGCTTCAGTGACTAGCAGCGAGCCTGTCAGGAACTGGCAGGAGGAGTGGCACGCGAACCGGGCTTTCGGCCCGCAGAACTTTGAAGCTCACTGGGTGAAGAGGTACTGGGGCGATTACGGCTGCCCTACGACCTGCATGAAAATCTCTGCTATACGCTCCGGGGCGCACCGCGGCGCGCTCACGGACGCTCCCGACTACGAGATGCAAGCTTACCTCGGGGCGAACCTCGGGGTTCTCGAGCCCAAGGCGTGCATCTACCTCTCCAGCTTAGCCGACGAGCTCGGCCTCTGCGGTATACAGACGGGCAACGTGGCCGGCTTCGCCGCGGAGCTGTTCCAGAGGGGGATCTTGACGCGGGAGGATATCGGCTTCGACCTCCGCTGGGGTGACGCTAAAGCGTTCGCTAAGCTGCTGGAGATGATTGCGCGTAGGGAGGGGATCGGGGACGTGCTCGCCGAGGGGACTTACCGCGCAGCGCTGAGGATCTCGAAGGAGAAGGGTGTGGATGCTCTCCAGTACGCGGTGGTCTCCAAGGCCATCGGGGTGGGCGCCCACGGGGTAAGGAGCGCGAAAGACTTCCTTCCCGACTTCTCGTACGCAGTCTGCGTGCAGGGTGGGGACCACACCTCAGCGCCAACGGGCTTGAGAGGCTACAAGAGCGAAGTCTCCTCCGCGTTCGACGACTCCGCTGTCATCTGCTCGTTCAACAGCATCCGGGAGCTAGCCTTCCCCCTCCTCCAGGCTGTAACCGGCTTCGACATCGATGAGGAGCGTTGGTCGAGGGAGCATGGCCGCAGAATCCTGACGATCCAGCGCGTGGCGCTCCTCGAGGGGGGCCCAGACCTCCGCTGGAGGCCTGGACTCGACGACGACCTTCCGCCGCGCTTCTACGAGCCCCTGCCCTCCGGGCCCTTCCGGGGCCGCGCCGCGAACCGCGAGGAAGTTGCCGCGAAGAGAAAAGAGTACTTCCTCTCTCTCGGCTGGGACGAGCAGGGGATCCCGCGGGACGAGACGCTGGAGGAGCTGGGCCTCGGCTTCCTCAAGCCAGCTGTCTCGAGGCTCAGAAGCGAGCTAGAACACGGAAGCTAG
- a CDS encoding ThiF family adenylyltransferase, whose translation MALAAVKPPSYTELFERNLGVLTEKDQERVREARVMIVGAGGMGGALAILLARTGFTRFLIVDPEVYEASNMNRQICCFIDTLGKPKVEVLKQEILRINPEAEVSVLQKALSLEEVKQLIIEWKPDVIAAEADDVAYSAKVIRIATQMGIYAITGMPSGLMGYVMAFPPFTKHTPEGLFGLPENLSYKELHDTVETWENRCGRRWYIHKGKWRVPYWDEWRYGKRPITQLAPMVWFTACVTAIEILKYIVGKWKLITAPHVWLLDPADGKIKVRKYAEGRLFNKYALKAFSIKPFDIGRRWRRAALKILSYQLKMWERKQLKEDAEAERRYQERLRAKEEGLKKSLHEISEK comes from the coding sequence ATGGCACTTGCAGCTGTAAAGCCCCCTTCATACACGGAACTGTTTGAGCGTAACCTAGGGGTGCTTACGGAGAAGGATCAAGAGCGGGTGCGAGAAGCTCGAGTTATGATAGTTGGCGCAGGTGGGATGGGCGGGGCCCTAGCCATACTGCTTGCCAGGACAGGGTTCACCAGGTTCCTTATCGTCGACCCGGAGGTGTATGAAGCTTCCAACATGAATAGGCAGATTTGCTGCTTCATCGACACCCTGGGGAAGCCTAAAGTTGAGGTGCTTAAGCAGGAGATCTTGAGGATCAACCCCGAGGCCGAGGTGAGTGTTCTTCAGAAGGCTTTATCTCTAGAGGAAGTAAAGCAGCTCATTATAGAGTGGAAGCCGGACGTTATTGCTGCTGAAGCTGATGACGTCGCGTATAGCGCGAAGGTGATACGGATAGCTACTCAGATGGGTATCTACGCGATCACCGGCATGCCTTCAGGGCTCATGGGCTACGTCATGGCTTTCCCACCATTCACGAAGCACACTCCTGAAGGGCTCTTTGGCCTGCCTGAGAACCTCAGCTATAAGGAGCTCCACGACACCGTTGAAACCTGGGAGAATAGATGCGGCCGCAGGTGGTACATTCACAAAGGCAAGTGGAGGGTTCCGTACTGGGATGAGTGGAGGTACGGGAAGAGGCCTATAACTCAGCTTGCACCGATGGTGTGGTTCACAGCTTGTGTGACAGCAATTGAGATCTTAAAATACATTGTAGGTAAGTGGAAGCTCATCACAGCCCCTCACGTCTGGCTCCTAGACCCCGCGGACGGCAAAATCAAAGTTCGGAAGTACGCTGAGGGTAGGCTCTTCAACAAGTACGCTCTCAAAGCCTTTTCGATCAAACCCTTCGACATAGGCAGGAGGTGGAGGCGAGCAGCACTGAAAATACTCTCATATCAGCTTAAGATGTGGGAGCGTAAGCAGCTGAAGGAAGACGCAGAGGCAGAGCGCCGCTACCAGGAGCGCCTCAGAGCTAAGGAGGAAGGGTTAAAGAAAAGCCTTCACGAGATCAGCGAGAAATAG
- a CDS encoding pyridoxal-phosphate dependent enzyme, giving the protein MPRFERNGQLARILEEAGRILSSGYVEWPPRGNREVVEEALRMLGCRIPDRAGAFPLEELGFFSGISPSPLRVFESTEELLYRNWPTPLVKLRSLSGEGVSAWAKLEFYNPFSMSVKDRIGWSMVTEYLARNPGANVVLYEATSTNTGMALAAMAAVKNLKVKLYLPATIQKASDILLTVMGAEVYRKPKALTVEFIEEVDEEARKAGGAHLNQFENDANFRVHLQYTAKELDLQARSVPLDLKGIVGGLGTSGHMSAIALYFKSRYSGRVRIYGVQPAPGTAIPGIRRIETGMKWVHYVDFDTVVDVSPDEAVEHAIRVARSEGLLIGLSSGAVTAAFEKLRREKLLEKGDYVLVYPDHGFKYVEQFAEYLSRKTVIGEQQQYRT; this is encoded by the coding sequence GTGCCGCGGTTCGAGCGTAACGGGCAGCTTGCGCGAATCCTAGAGGAAGCTGGGAGAATCCTCAGCAGCGGGTACGTTGAGTGGCCACCTCGCGGTAACCGTGAAGTTGTTGAAGAAGCGTTGAGGATGCTCGGCTGCAGAATCCCGGACCGCGCTGGAGCTTTCCCGCTGGAGGAGCTCGGCTTTTTCAGCGGGATCTCGCCGTCGCCTCTGCGGGTTTTCGAGAGCACTGAGGAGCTCCTCTACAGGAACTGGCCCACTCCCCTCGTTAAGCTGAGGTCCCTGTCGGGAGAGGGTGTAAGCGCGTGGGCTAAGCTGGAGTTCTACAACCCCTTCAGCATGAGCGTGAAGGATAGGATCGGGTGGTCCATGGTCACCGAGTACCTGGCTCGAAACCCCGGTGCTAACGTGGTTCTCTACGAGGCAACCAGCACGAACACTGGCATGGCGCTCGCAGCTATGGCGGCGGTGAAGAACCTTAAGGTGAAGCTGTACCTTCCGGCTACTATCCAGAAGGCATCCGACATCCTGCTCACCGTCATGGGGGCTGAAGTCTACAGGAAGCCGAAAGCGCTGACAGTAGAGTTCATCGAGGAGGTGGATGAGGAGGCGAGGAAGGCTGGCGGTGCGCACTTAAACCAGTTCGAAAATGACGCGAACTTCAGAGTGCACCTCCAGTATACGGCTAAAGAGCTCGACCTGCAGGCGAGAAGCGTGCCCCTGGACTTGAAAGGGATCGTGGGAGGTCTCGGAACCTCGGGCCACATGTCCGCGATAGCTCTCTACTTCAAGAGCAGATACAGCGGCAGAGTGAGGATTTACGGGGTCCAGCCGGCGCCAGGCACCGCGATACCGGGTATCCGGCGCATCGAGACAGGGATGAAGTGGGTTCACTACGTGGACTTTGACACCGTGGTCGACGTCTCGCCTGACGAGGCTGTAGAGCACGCTATACGCGTCGCCAGGAGCGAGGGGCTGCTCATCGGCTTGAGCAGCGGCGCCGTCACGGCAGCTTTCGAGAAGCTGAGAAGAGAAAAGCTTCTCGAAAAAGGCGACTACGTGCTAGTGTACCCTGACCACGGCTTCAAATACGTGGAGCAGTTCGCAGAGTACCTGTCCAGGAAAACAGTAATCGGCGAGCAGCAGCAATACCGCACTTGA
- a CDS encoding SDR family oxidoreductase, whose protein sequence is MPLVINLKGKLALVTAASRGIGFGVARVLAECGADLVINSRDRDRLEEARRRISSETGRDVMAVPGDLTSRADLERLSREAKDRGGPDIFFYSTGGPRPGYFLELNIEDWDQAYRLLLVPAVYLTRELLPAMIERRWGRLIYLASVAIKEPIPNLVLSNVVRIGIAGLVRTLAKEVGSYGVTANGIMPGIIHTSRVEEIARDIQEREGVGREEALKRLASGIPSGRLGRPEEVGYLAAFLASDYAAYINGAMIPVDGGRLASVF, encoded by the coding sequence GTGCCGCTGGTAATCAACCTGAAGGGTAAGCTAGCGCTCGTCACCGCAGCTTCCAGGGGGATCGGCTTCGGAGTCGCCCGAGTTCTCGCGGAGTGCGGTGCCGACCTTGTAATCAACTCGCGTGACCGCGACCGGCTCGAGGAAGCGCGAAGGAGGATCTCCTCGGAGACCGGGAGGGACGTTATGGCAGTGCCCGGCGACTTGACGTCGCGTGCAGACCTTGAGAGGCTATCGCGCGAAGCGAAGGACAGAGGCGGGCCCGACATTTTCTTCTACTCGACCGGGGGGCCGAGACCCGGCTACTTCCTTGAGCTGAACATTGAGGACTGGGATCAGGCGTACAGGCTGCTCCTCGTGCCCGCAGTCTACCTCACGAGGGAGCTCCTCCCGGCGATGATTGAGCGGAGATGGGGCCGCTTGATCTACCTTGCCAGCGTAGCGATCAAGGAGCCTATCCCCAACCTAGTCCTCAGCAACGTGGTTAGGATCGGGATCGCCGGCCTCGTGCGAACGCTCGCTAAAGAAGTTGGAAGCTACGGGGTGACCGCCAACGGGATCATGCCGGGCATCATCCACACCTCGAGAGTGGAGGAGATTGCCAGGGACATCCAGGAGAGGGAAGGGGTGGGCCGGGAAGAAGCTTTGAAGCGCCTCGCCTCCGGAATCCCTTCGGGGAGGCTCGGAAGGCCCGAGGAGGTCGGCTACCTTGCGGCTTTCCTCGCCAGCGACTACGCGGCTTACATAAACGGAGCGATGATCCCGGTCGACGGGGGCAGGCTAGCTTCCGTGTTCTAG